A stretch of the Lactuca sativa cultivar Salinas chromosome 9, Lsat_Salinas_v11, whole genome shotgun sequence genome encodes the following:
- the LOC111886407 gene encoding uncharacterized protein LOC111886407 isoform X2, with translation MKFNQNWCASPSKVASHFGTSGVAVAAATGITHPLDVLKVRLQMQLVGQRGPLIGMGQTFVEVVKKEGTRSLYLGLTPALTRSVLYGGLRLGLYEPCKNFCELAFESTNIFMKIASGAVSGAFATLLTNPVEVLKVRLQMNPNARRGAINELQKIVRKEGVTALWKGVGPAMARAGALTASQLATYDEFKRVLMKRTPLEEGFYLHLMSSTIAGLVSTLITAPMDMVKTRLMLQRESMSDGAYKNGFHCTYKVLITEGPRGLYKGGFAIFARLGPQTTITFILCEKLREIAGLKAI, from the exons ATGAAATTCAATCAAAATTGGTGTGCTTCCCCCTCTAAAGTTGCATCTCACTTTGGAACAAGTGGtgttgctgttgctgcagccacggGCATCACCCATCCATTAG ATGTACTCAAAGTTAGACTGCAGATGCAACTGGTGGGACAAAGAGGTCCACTAATTGGAATG GGACAAACTTTTGTTGAAGTTGTTAAGAAAGAAGGAACTCGTTCCTTGTATCTTGGTTTGACACCAGCATTGACAAGGTCAGTTCTTTATGGAGGTCTACGTTTAGGTTTGTATGAACCTTGTAAAAATTTCTGTGAACTGGCCTTTGAGTCCACTAACATCTTCATGAAGATTGCATCTGGAGCTGTTTCTGGTGCTTTTGCCACTTTGCTTACCAACCCTGTTGAAGTTCTAAAG GTGCGTTTGCAAATGAACCCTAATGCACGTAGAGGAGCAATTAATGAACTGCAGAAAATTGTCAGAAAAGAGGGCGTAACAGCTCTTTGGAAGGGGGTGGGACCCGCTATGGCCCGGGCAGGAGCTTTAACAGCATCACAGCTGGCAACATATGATGAATTTAAGCGG GTCTTAATGAAACGGACGCCTCTTGAAGAAGGATTCTATCTTCATCTCAT GTCAAGTACAATAGCGGGTTTGGTGAGCACACTGATAACTGCACCTATGGACATGGTTAAAACGCGTCTCATGTTACAACGAGAATCTATGAGTGATGGAGCTTACAAAAACGGGTTCCATTGTACATATAAG GTTCTGATCACGGAGGGACCTCGAGGACTCTACAAAGG GGGCTTTGCAATTTTTGCACGATTAGGTCCACAAACAACAATCACATTTATATTGTGTGAGAAGCTGCGAGAGATTGCTGGATTAAAAGCAATTTAG
- the LOC111886407 gene encoding uncharacterized protein LOC111886407 isoform X1, with the protein MPEGINNGSSLQNPSNDSGEIRMKFNQNWCASPSKVASHFGTSGVAVAAATGITHPLDVLKVRLQMQLVGQRGPLIGMGQTFVEVVKKEGTRSLYLGLTPALTRSVLYGGLRLGLYEPCKNFCELAFESTNIFMKIASGAVSGAFATLLTNPVEVLKVRLQMNPNARRGAINELQKIVRKEGVTALWKGVGPAMARAGALTASQLATYDEFKRVLMKRTPLEEGFYLHLMSSTIAGLVSTLITAPMDMVKTRLMLQRESMSDGAYKNGFHCTYKVLITEGPRGLYKGGFAIFARLGPQTTITFILCEKLREIAGLKAI; encoded by the exons ATGCCCGAAGGAATCAACAATGGTTCCTCTCTCCAGAACCCCTCAAATGATTCAG GCGAAATTAGAATGAAATTCAATCAAAATTGGTGTGCTTCCCCCTCTAAAGTTGCATCTCACTTTGGAACAAGTGGtgttgctgttgctgcagccacggGCATCACCCATCCATTAG ATGTACTCAAAGTTAGACTGCAGATGCAACTGGTGGGACAAAGAGGTCCACTAATTGGAATG GGACAAACTTTTGTTGAAGTTGTTAAGAAAGAAGGAACTCGTTCCTTGTATCTTGGTTTGACACCAGCATTGACAAGGTCAGTTCTTTATGGAGGTCTACGTTTAGGTTTGTATGAACCTTGTAAAAATTTCTGTGAACTGGCCTTTGAGTCCACTAACATCTTCATGAAGATTGCATCTGGAGCTGTTTCTGGTGCTTTTGCCACTTTGCTTACCAACCCTGTTGAAGTTCTAAAG GTGCGTTTGCAAATGAACCCTAATGCACGTAGAGGAGCAATTAATGAACTGCAGAAAATTGTCAGAAAAGAGGGCGTAACAGCTCTTTGGAAGGGGGTGGGACCCGCTATGGCCCGGGCAGGAGCTTTAACAGCATCACAGCTGGCAACATATGATGAATTTAAGCGG GTCTTAATGAAACGGACGCCTCTTGAAGAAGGATTCTATCTTCATCTCAT GTCAAGTACAATAGCGGGTTTGGTGAGCACACTGATAACTGCACCTATGGACATGGTTAAAACGCGTCTCATGTTACAACGAGAATCTATGAGTGATGGAGCTTACAAAAACGGGTTCCATTGTACATATAAG GTTCTGATCACGGAGGGACCTCGAGGACTCTACAAAGG GGGCTTTGCAATTTTTGCACGATTAGGTCCACAAACAACAATCACATTTATATTGTGTGAGAAGCTGCGAGAGATTGCTGGATTAAAAGCAATTTAG
- the LOC111886407 gene encoding uncharacterized protein LOC111886407 isoform X3, producing the protein MPEGINNGSSLQNPSNDSGEIRMKFNQNWCASPSKVASHFGTSGVAVAAATGITHPLDVLKVRLQMQLVGQRGPLIGMGQTFVEVVKKEGTRSLYLGLTPALTRSVLYGGLRLGLYEPCKNFCELAFESTNIFMKIASGAVSGAFATLLTNPVEVLKVRLQMNPNARRGAINELQKIVRKEGVTALWKGVGPAMARAGALTASQLATYDEFKRVLMKRTPLEEGFYLHLIYSYFKVRLT; encoded by the exons ATGCCCGAAGGAATCAACAATGGTTCCTCTCTCCAGAACCCCTCAAATGATTCAG GCGAAATTAGAATGAAATTCAATCAAAATTGGTGTGCTTCCCCCTCTAAAGTTGCATCTCACTTTGGAACAAGTGGtgttgctgttgctgcagccacggGCATCACCCATCCATTAG ATGTACTCAAAGTTAGACTGCAGATGCAACTGGTGGGACAAAGAGGTCCACTAATTGGAATG GGACAAACTTTTGTTGAAGTTGTTAAGAAAGAAGGAACTCGTTCCTTGTATCTTGGTTTGACACCAGCATTGACAAGGTCAGTTCTTTATGGAGGTCTACGTTTAGGTTTGTATGAACCTTGTAAAAATTTCTGTGAACTGGCCTTTGAGTCCACTAACATCTTCATGAAGATTGCATCTGGAGCTGTTTCTGGTGCTTTTGCCACTTTGCTTACCAACCCTGTTGAAGTTCTAAAG GTGCGTTTGCAAATGAACCCTAATGCACGTAGAGGAGCAATTAATGAACTGCAGAAAATTGTCAGAAAAGAGGGCGTAACAGCTCTTTGGAAGGGGGTGGGACCCGCTATGGCCCGGGCAGGAGCTTTAACAGCATCACAGCTGGCAACATATGATGAATTTAAGCGG GTCTTAATGAAACGGACGCCTCTTGAAGAAGGATTCTATCTTCATCTCAT ttatagttATTTCAAAGTGCGACTTACATGA